A portion of the Edaphobacter lichenicola genome contains these proteins:
- the miaB gene encoding tRNA (N6-isopentenyl adenosine(37)-C2)-methylthiotransferase MiaB — MNAHDSEKVIGTLEQQGYARVRDEDAAGLILYNTCSIRDKAEQKVFHRLNEYKKLQGEGKKFAVLGCVAQQEGEKIFEKAPYVSMVAGSASYRNLPEMLRRLEAGEERITGLDDRQTELTFETEFTARSNPHRGYITIIEGCDKFCAYCVVPYTRGKERSRTAASVMVEARKMVDLGFTEIQFLGQNVNSYRDPSGRMSFAELLVAVGELPGIRRVRFTTSHPRDFTRDIVQAIDDTPTLCDHIHLPVQSGSSAVLKAMSREYTREWYLERMSWIKAAKRDISITSDMIVGFPGETDADFEETITLVGEVKYDAVFAFKFSPRPNTPAVTMADSIPDEVKTERLRILMDRQREIQREHYGRHLGEVQEVMVESYNPSRNQVVGRSSQNKTVNFTTAQIVQAQPPIGSYLPVRITQTLPNCLVGEAIADADALPFVPVQRVSDFVVLN, encoded by the coding sequence ATGAACGCCCATGACTCGGAGAAAGTCATTGGGACGCTGGAGCAGCAGGGCTATGCCCGTGTGCGAGATGAAGATGCTGCCGGGTTGATTTTGTACAACACCTGCTCGATTCGTGACAAGGCGGAGCAGAAGGTTTTTCACCGGCTGAATGAGTACAAGAAGCTGCAGGGTGAGGGGAAGAAGTTCGCCGTGCTGGGGTGCGTCGCTCAGCAGGAGGGCGAGAAGATCTTCGAGAAGGCTCCGTATGTGTCGATGGTGGCGGGGTCGGCTTCGTATCGGAATTTGCCGGAGATGCTGCGCAGGCTCGAGGCTGGGGAAGAGCGGATTACAGGGCTCGATGACCGGCAGACGGAGCTGACGTTTGAGACGGAGTTTACGGCGCGGTCGAATCCGCATCGCGGGTACATCACGATCATTGAGGGTTGCGATAAGTTCTGCGCTTATTGCGTGGTTCCTTACACGCGCGGCAAGGAGCGGAGCAGGACTGCTGCTTCGGTGATGGTTGAGGCTCGGAAGATGGTGGATCTTGGGTTCACCGAGATTCAGTTTCTTGGGCAGAATGTGAACTCGTATCGCGACCCGTCGGGGAGGATGTCGTTTGCGGAGTTGCTGGTAGCTGTTGGTGAGCTGCCGGGGATTCGGCGAGTGAGGTTTACTACATCGCATCCGAGGGATTTTACGCGGGATATTGTGCAGGCGATCGACGATACTCCGACGCTGTGTGACCACATCCATCTGCCGGTGCAGTCAGGCTCGAGTGCGGTGTTGAAGGCGATGTCGCGGGAGTACACGCGCGAGTGGTATCTGGAACGTATGAGCTGGATCAAGGCGGCCAAGCGCGACATCAGCATCACGAGCGATATGATTGTCGGGTTTCCGGGCGAGACAGACGCTGATTTCGAAGAGACGATCACGCTGGTTGGCGAGGTGAAGTATGACGCAGTATTCGCGTTCAAGTTTTCGCCGCGGCCGAACACGCCTGCGGTGACGATGGCCGATAGTATTCCGGACGAGGTGAAGACGGAGCGGCTACGGATCTTGATGGATCGTCAGCGGGAGATTCAGCGTGAGCACTACGGGCGGCATCTTGGTGAAGTGCAGGAGGTGATGGTGGAGAGCTATAACCCTTCACGAAACCAGGTTGTTGGACGCAGCTCGCAGAACAAGACAGTGAACTTTACGACAGCGCAGATTGTGCAGGCTCAGCCACCGATTGGGAGCTATTTGCCGGTTCGGATTACGCAGACTTTGCCGAATTGCCTTGTCGGTGAAGCGATCGCTGATGCGGATGCGTTGCCGTTTGTGCCGGTTCAACGTGTTTCGGATTTTGTGGTGCTGAACTAA
- a CDS encoding DUF2076 domain-containing protein, which yields MTPQEQDMIGGLIDRVQKTHLAEKDTDAEQMLQQGLGRNPDALYILAQTVLVQKYALEQAQAQLTQAKAQIEQMQQHPEPKHATSFLGSLLGRNDAPAPPPPPPPAQGYAPMPVQSYPQYAPVGGGYGAPQYGAPMGMGGGGGGFLQGALQTAAGVAAGALAFEGVESLMHGFGHAAGYGGGQGFGGFDGGQRPTEEVVNNYYGDDKGDRGGNDVSAAERSEGSREDRDYGSDRSSDDRNDLLSGSGDDSGSGFDDSGSNDLDDSSFDDGGGDFGDDGSGGGGDDSNFA from the coding sequence ATGACTCCTCAGGAACAGGATATGATTGGCGGCCTTATCGACCGCGTGCAGAAGACGCATCTGGCAGAGAAGGATACGGACGCGGAGCAGATGCTGCAGCAGGGGCTGGGACGTAATCCGGATGCGCTGTACATCCTGGCGCAGACCGTGTTGGTGCAGAAGTATGCGCTGGAACAGGCACAGGCGCAGTTGACGCAGGCGAAGGCGCAGATCGAACAGATGCAACAGCATCCGGAGCCGAAGCATGCCACGAGTTTTCTAGGAAGTTTGCTGGGACGAAATGATGCGCCTGCTCCTCCACCACCGCCGCCGCCTGCTCAGGGCTATGCCCCGATGCCGGTACAGAGCTATCCGCAGTACGCGCCGGTTGGGGGTGGGTATGGTGCTCCGCAATATGGGGCGCCAATGGGTATGGGCGGCGGCGGAGGTGGTTTTTTGCAGGGCGCTCTTCAGACGGCAGCCGGTGTCGCTGCGGGCGCGCTTGCGTTTGAGGGCGTGGAGTCGCTGATGCATGGGTTCGGTCATGCTGCTGGGTACGGTGGCGGACAAGGATTTGGTGGTTTTGACGGTGGTCAGAGGCCAACGGAAGAGGTTGTGAACAACTACTACGGTGACGATAAGGGAGATCGTGGCGGAAACGATGTCTCCGCTGCGGAGAGAAGCGAGGGCAGTCGAGAGGATCGGGACTACGGGTCTGATCGAAGTTCGGATGATCGCAATGATTTGCTCTCCGGATCGGGTGACGATAGTGGTTCCGGCTTTGATGATAGTGGGAGCAATGACCTGGACGACTCATCGTTTGACGATGGCGGAGGTGACTTTGGGGATGATGGTTCGGGGGGCGGAGGAGACGATAGTAACTTCGCTTAA
- the aroA gene encoding 3-phosphoshikimate 1-carboxyvinyltransferase, whose amino-acid sequence MSSTETTQIIRPARSLQGSITLPGDKSISHRYAMLAGIAAGTTRLSNFSTGADPHSSLACMEALGARVTHKPDRTIEITGTGGIFQQPAAPLDCGNSGSTMRMLAGLIAPHPHTFTMIGDHSLTLRPMERIRKPLGKMGARIDLVDGHAPITIHGGPLQAIDFETPIPSAQVKTAVLFAGLQANGTTSLTESIRTRDHSEHALRAFGATLTRSVSSGADTAKLSIAGGQTLTAIDATVPGDLSSAAFFLCAALLFPDTNLILDGVGMNPTRASLLDVITALGGKIKILNVEEHHGELTGTVQVNVSPNGLRGMHIDGALAAQIIDELPVLAAIAPYTTDGITIRDAQELRVKESDRIALVAKNLRAMGATFTEHEDGLVIPGNQQLHGAVIDSGSDHRIAMAFSIAALRATGDTEIHGAEAAAISFPEFFTHLNDLSIR is encoded by the coding sequence ATGTCCTCCACAGAGACCACGCAAATAATTCGCCCCGCCCGCTCACTGCAAGGATCGATCACCCTCCCCGGCGACAAATCCATCTCGCACCGCTACGCCATGCTGGCCGGTATCGCTGCTGGAACGACGCGCCTCTCCAACTTCTCCACTGGCGCCGATCCCCACTCCTCGCTCGCATGCATGGAAGCTCTCGGAGCCAGGGTCACTCACAAACCCGACAGAACAATCGAGATCACCGGCACCGGCGGAATCTTCCAGCAACCCGCGGCCCCGCTTGACTGCGGCAACTCCGGCTCGACGATGCGTATGCTCGCTGGTCTCATCGCCCCACATCCCCACACCTTCACCATGATCGGCGACCACTCCCTCACCCTCCGCCCCATGGAGCGCATTCGCAAGCCCCTCGGTAAGATGGGTGCCAGGATCGACCTCGTCGACGGCCACGCCCCCATCACCATCCACGGCGGCCCACTCCAGGCCATCGACTTCGAAACCCCCATCCCCAGCGCGCAAGTCAAAACAGCGGTTCTCTTCGCCGGCCTGCAAGCCAACGGCACCACCAGCCTCACCGAGTCCATCCGCACACGCGACCACTCCGAACACGCGCTCCGCGCCTTCGGAGCCACGCTAACCCGCAGCGTCTCATCAGGCGCAGACACAGCAAAACTAAGCATCGCCGGAGGCCAGACCCTCACAGCAATTGACGCCACCGTGCCCGGCGACCTCTCCTCTGCGGCCTTCTTCCTCTGCGCCGCGCTCCTCTTCCCCGACACCAACCTCATCCTCGACGGCGTCGGCATGAACCCCACTCGTGCCTCCCTGCTCGATGTCATCACAGCCCTCGGTGGCAAGATCAAGATCCTCAACGTCGAAGAACATCACGGCGAGCTAACCGGCACAGTCCAGGTAAATGTCTCCCCCAACGGCCTGCGAGGCATGCACATCGACGGAGCGCTCGCTGCACAGATCATCGACGAACTGCCAGTCCTCGCAGCAATCGCGCCGTACACCACCGACGGCATAACCATCCGCGACGCACAGGAGCTGCGCGTAAAAGAGTCCGACCGCATCGCACTCGTCGCCAAAAATCTGCGTGCCATGGGCGCCACATTCACCGAGCACGAAGACGGCCTCGTCATTCCAGGCAATCAGCAACTGCACGGCGCAGTGATCGACTCCGGAAGCGACCATCGCATCGCCATGGCATTCTCCATCGCCGCTCTACGCGCTACGGGCGACACGGAGATCCACGGAGCAGAAGCCGCCGCCATCAGCTTCCCCGAGTTCTTCACTCACCTGAACGACCTCTCCATCCGCTAA
- a CDS encoding bifunctional nuclease family protein — MTTSSVQPVVQTPDEVEMQIRGLMMDPITNMPIIVLKDVASDMVLPIWVGIFEANAIALELEKTATPRPMTHDLLQNMARGLNAEVRKVVVSELRDDTFYAVIWMDHGGETVAMDARPSDAIALALRWDCPIYVNREVLENSKLTVSGSQSVNADEMRRWLENLNDDDMGRYKM, encoded by the coding sequence ATGACTACTTCTTCTGTTCAACCCGTCGTGCAGACTCCGGACGAGGTGGAGATGCAGATTCGCGGGCTGATGATGGACCCGATTACGAATATGCCGATCATCGTGCTGAAGGATGTCGCGAGTGATATGGTGCTGCCGATCTGGGTTGGGATATTTGAGGCGAATGCGATTGCGCTGGAGCTGGAGAAAACGGCGACACCACGGCCGATGACGCATGATCTGCTGCAGAATATGGCTCGTGGGTTGAATGCCGAGGTTCGTAAGGTGGTTGTCTCCGAGCTGCGCGATGACACCTTCTACGCGGTGATCTGGATGGACCACGGTGGCGAGACTGTCGCGATGGATGCTCGCCCGTCAGATGCGATCGCGCTTGCGTTGCGGTGGGACTGCCCGATCTACGTCAATCGCGAGGTGCTGGAGAACTCCAAACTGACGGTTAGCGGCTCGCAAAGCGTGAACGCCGACGAGATGCGGCGCTGGCTTGAGAACTTGAATGACGACGATATGGGCCGCTACAAGATGTAG
- a CDS encoding glycosyltransferase family 9 protein, translating into MLLRSLLSVERVFRKSVAAIDAAGVKQVLILEYQVPLGCCVHLTPVYEALKRCRPEITISVATYGLGVQLLRHSIYVDHVIETPTPTVDLKAAVLSLRAQLKALHVEPDCVLTGASDQRTRIALLAVLGAGGWRGGFNLKSAALYQRPLEYDSGLSLIDNNLRLAGVIGCQANGFEPRVFFSQKNVDNARVLLAGANPDGRPLIVMVMQGSGGQATGWHTSRFSEVIRHASEKLGCAVVYAGTASDAAGIEEIREASGGIGTSIAGRTNVTELAAVLAMSDAMVTLDTGTMHVGRAMKTPMVVLGPSWQKPLEWLPLKVANVRVLRGADRDFVPENYKLDEISAESVIGALDDLLRVHRPSAEARRTRVEQSLSSIDHAAAKP; encoded by the coding sequence ATGTTGCTTCGTTCGCTGCTTTCTGTTGAAAGAGTTTTCCGGAAGAGTGTTGCAGCGATCGACGCTGCTGGCGTGAAGCAGGTCCTCATCCTGGAGTATCAGGTTCCGCTCGGATGCTGTGTGCACTTGACGCCGGTGTATGAGGCGCTCAAACGTTGCCGCCCGGAGATTACGATTTCAGTCGCGACATATGGGTTGGGCGTGCAATTGCTACGCCACTCGATCTATGTCGATCATGTGATTGAAACGCCGACGCCGACTGTCGACCTGAAGGCTGCCGTGCTCTCGTTGAGAGCGCAGTTGAAGGCGTTGCATGTTGAGCCAGACTGCGTGTTGACTGGTGCTTCGGATCAACGGACGAGAATCGCACTGCTTGCCGTGCTTGGGGCAGGCGGGTGGCGAGGTGGTTTCAACCTGAAGTCAGCGGCGTTATATCAACGTCCTTTGGAGTATGACTCTGGTTTGAGCTTGATCGACAATAACCTGCGACTTGCCGGAGTGATCGGGTGTCAGGCAAATGGTTTTGAGCCGCGTGTCTTCTTTTCACAAAAGAATGTAGACAATGCTCGGGTCTTGCTGGCGGGGGCGAATCCTGATGGTCGGCCGTTGATTGTGATGGTGATGCAGGGAAGTGGTGGACAGGCGACGGGGTGGCACACCAGCCGTTTTTCGGAGGTGATTCGGCATGCGTCGGAGAAGCTTGGGTGTGCGGTTGTCTATGCGGGAACTGCGAGCGATGCTGCGGGGATTGAAGAGATTCGCGAGGCCTCCGGAGGGATCGGGACCTCGATTGCGGGACGAACCAACGTGACAGAGCTTGCGGCCGTGCTGGCGATGAGCGATGCGATGGTGACGCTTGATACGGGAACCATGCATGTGGGGCGCGCGATGAAGACGCCGATGGTCGTGCTGGGGCCATCGTGGCAGAAGCCGCTGGAGTGGCTGCCGCTGAAGGTGGCTAACGTCAGAGTTCTTCGGGGCGCCGATCGCGATTTCGTTCCGGAGAACTACAAGCTTGATGAGATCTCCGCAGAGAGCGTCATTGGGGCGCTGGACGATCTGCTTCGCGTTCATAGGCCAAGTGCCGAGGCACGGAGGACGCGCGTCGAGCAGAGCTTGTCGTCGATTGATCATGCAGCTGCCAAGCCTTGA
- a CDS encoding glycosyltransferase family 4 protein — MRVTQAVFGVFHHFELAHQLHRRNHLQKIYSTWPWARLKREGLPHSLVGCYPLLHTTDYLLSQYRLYPEWLSAKMTSWAALSFDRWTNRVIAPCDAFIAISGAGLLTGRTVQARGGKFICDRGSTHQRYQENVVADEYRRWNVPLPLSKPHIALREEEIYNTADAITVPSTAAKRSFVQMGIASEKVHVIPYGVRLDQFTPTERPPSDSFEVLFAGQVSLRKGVPYLLQAFARLKHPKKRLTIVGAVQDDIRALLTTLPMENVTVTGSLPQPQLAKKMSASHVLVLPSIEEGLALVQGQAMACGCPVLATTATGAEDLFTDGEQGFIVPDRDVDALTQRMQQIADDPALQHRLSEASLVRVKSLGGWDQYGDTWDRLLHQLTGQPAD, encoded by the coding sequence ATGCGAGTTACTCAGGCCGTCTTTGGGGTCTTCCATCACTTCGAACTGGCACACCAGTTGCACCGCCGCAATCATCTCCAGAAGATCTACTCCACGTGGCCATGGGCGCGACTCAAGCGCGAAGGCCTGCCCCACTCTCTGGTTGGCTGCTACCCCCTCCTCCACACAACGGACTACCTGCTCAGCCAATACCGTTTGTATCCAGAGTGGCTCTCAGCGAAGATGACCTCCTGGGCTGCCCTCAGCTTCGACCGCTGGACAAACAGAGTCATAGCTCCGTGCGACGCATTCATCGCAATCTCCGGCGCAGGTCTCCTGACCGGCCGCACCGTTCAGGCTCGTGGTGGCAAGTTCATCTGTGACCGCGGCTCGACACACCAGCGCTATCAAGAGAACGTCGTCGCAGACGAGTACCGTCGCTGGAACGTCCCACTCCCTCTCAGCAAACCACACATCGCCCTGCGCGAAGAAGAGATCTACAACACGGCCGACGCCATCACCGTCCCCTCGACCGCGGCAAAGCGATCCTTCGTCCAGATGGGTATTGCGTCGGAGAAGGTCCACGTCATCCCCTACGGCGTTCGCCTCGATCAATTCACCCCGACAGAGAGGCCGCCGTCAGACTCCTTCGAGGTCCTCTTCGCAGGTCAAGTCAGCCTTCGCAAAGGAGTGCCCTATCTCCTTCAAGCGTTCGCCCGTCTGAAGCATCCCAAAAAACGCCTCACCATCGTCGGCGCCGTTCAGGACGACATACGTGCACTCCTGACAACTCTTCCGATGGAAAACGTAACCGTCACCGGCTCACTCCCCCAGCCTCAACTCGCAAAAAAAATGAGCGCCAGTCATGTGCTCGTTCTACCCAGCATTGAAGAGGGCCTCGCACTCGTGCAGGGTCAGGCGATGGCATGTGGATGCCCAGTCCTCGCAACAACAGCCACCGGAGCAGAAGACCTCTTCACCGACGGCGAACAAGGCTTCATCGTTCCTGATCGCGATGTCGATGCCCTCACCCAACGCATGCAACAGATCGCCGACGATCCAGCGCTTCAACACAGACTCAGCGAAGCATCTCTTGTGCGGGTCAAAAGTCTCGGCGGCTGGGATCAATACGGCGACACTTGGGACCGCCTTCTCCACCAACTAACCGGTCAACCGGCCGATTGA